The following is a genomic window from Acomys russatus chromosome 23, mAcoRus1.1, whole genome shotgun sequence.
ccactttgagatgctcatAGAGataaccactcgagggaaggcttcagggcgcctgggctcctgctgaggttccaggttctggttactccaggttctagcagaagaaatcctgttgatTATGCCTGGaaaattgttcctcagaactgatatccctacggttttgttattctttaatcctcttttcctattgtttcggttagcCGGGTTATAAGGGACATACGCTAAGTTAATAAGTTcgtaagaaaatatatttgttaaggaTATTGAGCCTACAGAAGACCAGAGATTTTCTTCTATCCTAACAATAAGGTGAAGTGTAGAACTAGTATTTCCGACCAGCAACGGTGATGAGTCCCCTCACTATGCCTTCGACACATTGCACACatttatgtatttgaacacttggtctccagctaaTAGTGGTGATTTGGAAGAGTTTGAAACCTTTGAGAGGAGACATTTCACTgcaggaagtgggtcactgggggtaggcttttgGGTTTGGTAACCAGTGTCTGCTAACCACTTCCTGCTTTCCAACACCATGACCGGGTGCCTAGAGTTCCTGCCACTATGACTTCCCTATAATCATGCATGACTGTCTTCCCTAAAACTGTGAGCAAagcccacccttcctcccctagGCTGTCTCTAGCCAAGGATTTGGCCTCAGCAATTGAAACACTAAGCACTTCACTTACAAATTTAGCATAATGAACAGAAATCAGagacaagtatttttaaaactccCACATTGTTTATAAGGAAGATGTAATATTTAGCATCAGTTAAAGGAGTTTGTGCTTCAGTCCTGACAAACAGCCCCATGAGCTTGCTCAGAAATCCACTGTACAGGTTAGGGACCTTGGGTAGTTTCCTTAGGTGTTAGAGCTTATAAAATGAACCAAGTAACACACTGAATGTCTTGACAAAagttcaggcatggtggcttgtgctgaataaaatgagaaaactggATGGTGAGCTGTAATAAGTCATGAGGCACCAAGTGCCAGCCTTTGCTCACTCATACATTAAGTATCTTTGCGTAAGTATAGTTGATGTGAGCGGTGACTTTGTGAACACTGCATTTACACCAGGGGGCCCATAACTTCAGTGTTTGCATACACATCACCCATGGCTGCCATTTGAtactgctatttttctttttcaatgttaAATGAGTAAATCTCAGGGGTAAAATAGTAAGCTTCCTTAAAATGAAAGGCTTTTCTCACGATTTTGATAATTCGCTAGTATATACTAAGGTGTGGCAGGCAAGCAGATTGTTCAACCAATTAGTTCTATTCATATACAGCTCTTATTCTGAGCACCATCACAAATACTTTTTACAGAATTAGAGATGCAGTAAAACATACTGCATGTTGAGAAATATCTGAAATATGTCAGTATGAAACAGTATGAGTTTGCTGTTACTCATGAACTATATattcacattttcaaaaactTGAGTGAATTATTTACAACAAGAAAACACTGTGGTCTTGGTTTTCCTTGATTCTGCTTAAAcccttaaaatatttcatttccttAAGACATCTACTTAGACACAAAGATGAAAGTTGGTGAGAGAAGGCTTTTAAATCATTGTGAGtgaactgaagaaaaagaatctGTCAATTACTGCAGGTATAGGCTTTACACCAGTGATTCCCTCTGCCCTATAACACCTGGTAGTGTCACTTATTGAGTCAGAAAGAATGCTGTCATTTGAAATCTTTTGCACATGGGTAACTATTTTTCCGCAGTGAGATCCTGAAGTGTGATGCACAACTGTAGCTAGGTGAGCCAAGAGTAAACACCACATCATTAAATTTTCCATAACTTTGTCCCTGTGGCAGTTCTTATGAATTATGCCTAAGTCGCCTAAGGAGTGGAAATGCACATTTTCTCAACCCTTCACCAGTGTCTTTCTCAACATGTACTGTCATAATACTAATATCTCTCCCCAAGCAGGCAAGAAGCAGCTGTTATTAACAAGGACAACAGGTTCTGTTGCTAGTGAAGGACTCTTTCTCACTAGCTTACATGGGCTTGCTTGTTTTCCACTTTTGTTATTAAAATAGATGTGGAAATCTGCTTTCCGCTGGCCTATCAGCACCCTGTTCCTTAGCCGGCCTGACCTTGAGGCCGGTGCAGCTGCTTCGGTGGAGTTAAAAATGGACCTTCAAGCTGGCTTTAGTTTCTGTTGCCTTGCCTGCGAGTGTCCTCCCACTGACCTGTTTACAACACCCTCTTTACcacttctgttgtttttcttacgGAGAGTTTTTAGCCTGGACAGCTGATCCTGCTTTTCAAGGCCTTAACCTGCAGGTCCTTGCACATGTAGTGTCAAAGTGCCGGGAGTGGTGCTGGAGCCTCTCCTGGAACAAtacacacccccaacccccagatTTCTTCACTTTATGATCCCTGGCAACCTCAGCAGCCTGGCTGGGAGTGCCCACCCGTAGCAAATCTTGTGTGCTGGCgcagggcagcaggaagagggtgGCTTActaagaaagaaggggaaagggtTGGCGCCTAGCTTTTATGGGTGTGTGAGCCCCTCTGCTCCCTCTCGCTCAGGACTCCCCCCAAAACAGTCACGGAGATTATTCCAGCACGATAATTCTTTATTCTCCTGCCTCGAAGCCTTTTGAAGACCGCTAAAGCCTAAACCCCTTCCAAAACAGGCCCATCAGGTACTTCAGCTTCTGGAAACAGCAATTGCTCCTAACTATCCTGTGGGTGGAGAAGGCAACAGAGATCCCTTCAgtggttttgtttagtttcttggcACTGGCCTCCTTCAATTCAAGCTCTGCGCTTCCCAAAGCCAGGTCTTAGAACAGAGCCAGACTCTCCCTGGCCACGGAGGAACGGTTTAGTCACAGATGTGGCATCTCCCAAAAATGCGACATtgattcctgagtgctgctgaAGCTAGGGAGCCCTTGCCACATGCGACCACCTGCGGGAGACTGGGTGCGCGCACTGGAACTGAAGGGTTAGACGTCAGAACCTGGCCCTCAAGGATGCTCTCACAGGACACCGACTCAACTAAGCCAAATAGTTTTTGAGAATGACACAGCAAAGCCTCGGGTCATGACTAACAGGACCTGGACCTTCCTGTAGCCTGAAAAGCTCCTTAGCGGAGACTCACACTTCTTAGGTGGGGTGCTTAGCCCTTAGCACAGGAGCTGTGGGCAGGGGCTCACATCAAATAATCTAGGTTAGTGGCTGAAGGGAGATGGCCCTTAGGTAAATTACAGTCAGGGTGACTAGTGGCCTACCCAAGAAACAGCAGGTGTCCGTGCAACACGAGGTTGACCCTCAACTCCCAGAGGCTTGCCTGGGCCCCAGCCTTCGCTGGAACTGAAATGCGACCTGACCCGGCAGGGGCGGGCCAGGGCACGGGCCGGCGGGTGGCGCAGGTGGGCGTGCCGGCCAGCCCGGGAGGCTGGACCTATAAAGCACTCTCTGTTCCGGAGGAGGAGCGGCCGGTGCAGACTGTGCTGGTGGGCGCGGTGGCCCGCAGCCTTCGGCTCGCTGCGGGACTGTGCTGGGGCCACTATCCTAGGATCTGGTTCCTGCGGGACGTCTGACTTGGTTTACCCCAGGGCAATTGGTGAAAACCCGGCAGGTGAGAGGCCGGAGCTTGCGGGAGTGGGCAGTGTCGCTTCCCATTTGTGCTTCCAGCTAGCTTGCTGGCTGTAGTTGGCGGCTGTGCTCCAAGGAGCTTTGTCAACTTGAGTTACTAAGGCTGGTCCCTCCCTTAGGGAGGGCAGTGCCCGGGCTAGTTCGCTCTGCCGATGCCGGGACTCTGAGGAGCCTATGCACTTTTTGCGTGCTTTTGCAAACGTATCTCACTTTTTCCTCCCAGCGCCTAGGGAAAGATCGTTCTGCTCCGCGAGGGAAACAGAGCCGTTGACTATGGTTGCAACGGGCAGTCTGAGCAGTAAGAACTCCACCAGCATTTCAGAGTTGCTGGACGGTGGCTATGACCCTGGGAGTCTGCTAAGTGGTGAGTgccccccatctcccccacccccggctgTCCACCTCTTTCCTATCCGAAGGTCGGGGTAGTGTAAGCATCTCCCTGCCTGGGGTGCGCGAGACTTCATTTCCTCCTAGAGACACAGAGGACTATGAAATCCATCTGAGATGTCTGTCTAAACTTCTTTAGCATTATCTGCCCACCAGAAACAAACGGAAGGAGAGTACTGCATTGTTCCAGTCTGCCAGCAGGCTCTTGGGGATTAAGCTCCCTACCCCTCACGGTTTGGGACATTAAGTGTACAGCGGGGTGTGTTTTAAGACATGCATTTACTTGTGTAACCAGCACCACCACATTTTTCTCCCGAAGTCTTCCCTGCCAGTTTGCCATCTAGTCCCTTTCTTTCCTGACCCCAGAGAACTGTCCTTCAGCATTTTGTTACTCTCTTAGTTTTGCTTTTGGGGTGTTAAATAATAATGCAGTATATGTTCTTCTGAGTTCTGTTTGCTTTCCCACAGCTTAATATTTTGGAGCTATATGCCCCCTGTATCAATGGATTCTTTTTCATTACTAAGTAAGATTCTATTGTGAAATGTACCCTCGATGCCATTCTTAATGTCAAAAGAAAAGTTTAACAGCTCTGGTCCTACACAAATTGTCATTTACAAGTTTAAACATCAGAGTCTCTCAGTTAACAGATTCCTCTACTGTCAGAGTGGTGTGGGCACAGATTAAATTGCTTAAGCTCTTTCAATTTCCCTCATCTATAAGATAAAATTCAAACTCTAAAATTGTCTGTCTTCAATGTGGACAAAACATAGGTTAAAATACGGATGTGATTTGGAATATATGAATAGAAAAGCAGTGACCTAAGGGAACACATGAGGTAGAAGGGAAGAAGGCTTGTGGTCACTGTGTGGCGTGGCACCCTGCCAAGCAGTAGGATTAATTTGGAAGGTAGGTGACCAAAATGCAGAGCTACCTTTTTTGTCCCTCTGAGCAAACCtaactttgttttcctgggtctgttttgttttgctcagctaaggaaaaaaaaaaaaacaaaaccctacccAGCCCAGTTATAAATAACCTCATGGACCTCAAAGAGCCTCTCCTCTGTAAGAATCAATCGTCAATCAAGCAGGTCACAGCTAAAATTGCACCTTCAGGCCATGCTAGTAAAGactttgaagaaaaacaacatGTCAATAGTTCATTGGTACTATGGTGGACTTTCCTAAGACCACTTGCATTCATTCTTTATGCCAACAGTACTTtgttatgaaaaataatgatttttattccACATGTTCTGCGTGTTCTCttgaaaatactaaaataaacttgaaaaccCCTATAGAGAGAGCAAGCGAGAAAGGAAATCACTAGTAATCTTCGATGGGGACAGATAGACTTTTGCCACAGAACCCTCAAGACTATGGGTAGACAGGGCAATGTAAAGAAAAGTTGTTCTGACCTATTCGCATTATTGATCAGAGTCTTCAGTTAAGAcattgtctctctcttctctaaaactttgatttctttcagATTTTGACTACTGGGATTATGTTGTCCCTGAGCCTAACCTCAGTGAGGTGGTATTTGAAGAGACGACATGCCAGAATTTGGCTAAAATGTTGGAGAACTGTCTGTCCaaatcaaagcaaaccaaactCGGTTGCTCCAAGGTCTTGGTCCCTGAGAAACTGACCCAGAGAATCGCTCAGGATGTCCTGCGGCTCTCCTCCACGGAGCCCTGCGGCCTTCGAGGTTGTGTCCTGCACGTGAACTTGGAAATCGAAAATGTCTGTAAAAAGCTGGATCGGATTGTGTGTGATGCTAGCGTGGTGCCTACTTTTGAGCTGACGCTTGTGTTTAAGCAGGAGACCTGCTCGTGGACCAGCCTCAGGGACTTCTTTTTCAGCAGAGGGCGCTTCTCGTCAGGCCTTAGGCGAACAGTGATCCTCAGCTCAGGATTTCGACTTGTTAAGAAAAAACTGTACTCTCTGATTGGAACAACAGTCATTGAAGAGCGCTAAGGAGGAAAGACAATTAAAGTTCTCTAATGAGTGGGTAATAAACCGCTGAGGCTATTCATCAGTCATTTGTAGTTTGCCTGCCTCCTCTCACTAAGAACTCCCAGATTTAGGCcaccttccttcttgtttttcaCCCAAAGTGACCCACTTTAAGGGTtgatttttatcatcatcatcattattattattattgctttccAAGAGGAatggaataagaaaaagaaacaacccatttcaattttatatttgcTCTAATATTTTGTGGGTAGtcttagaaagagaaaaagacccaCTTTGCTTAATTTGACTGTCATATGCCTAGGGCTTGCTGTTGTCGGTGCGTATCTCTCTCTGAcaccccccttccctccttccctccctccccctccttctctccctccctccccactcctgctTTCAGAATGATCTTTGCAATGACAGGAGGGACCTTAGCAGATGATGTCCAGCTCATCAAAATACATAGAGGTCCACACCACCAGCTTTCTACTTGAATTTAAAGAGTTCTTACACCAGCGGGTACAGTTAAGTTAGTGCGCTTCAGTTAAAACACCACCTTATCGAGAGCGAATGAACAAGAACATGGCTTCCCTGACTGGTGTTCTCCCCACACCTGCGCCCAAGAGACAAAA
Proteins encoded in this region:
- the Ddit4l gene encoding DNA damage-inducible transcript 4-like protein; this translates as MVATGSLSSKNSTSISELLDGGYDPGSLLSDFDYWDYVVPEPNLSEVVFEETTCQNLAKMLENCLSKSKQTKLGCSKVLVPEKLTQRIAQDVLRLSSTEPCGLRGCVLHVNLEIENVCKKLDRIVCDASVVPTFELTLVFKQETCSWTSLRDFFFSRGRFSSGLRRTVILSSGFRLVKKKLYSLIGTTVIEER